A region from the Bacteroidota bacterium genome encodes:
- a CDS encoding diacylglycerol kinase family protein translates to MNNTNKFSVRKQLRSFKYAFNGIKLLIKTEHNMQIHVVAAITAILLSLLLHISCTEWCMVFLAIALVMSCEGVNTVIEKITDKIYPEYSEQAKFIKDVAAGAVLISAIGALIIGLIIFLPKIINLL, encoded by the coding sequence ATGAACAACACAAATAAATTTTCAGTCAGGAAACAGCTGCGGAGCTTTAAATACGCCTTCAACGGCATTAAACTGCTGATCAAGACAGAGCATAATATGCAGATTCATGTAGTTGCGGCAATAACGGCCATATTATTAAGCTTGCTACTGCACATTTCATGCACCGAATGGTGTATGGTATTTCTTGCAATAGCTCTGGTCATGTCCTGCGAAGGGGTCAATACCGTCATAGAAAAAATAACCGATAAAATTTATCCTGAATATTCTGAACAGGCAAAATTCATCAAGGATGTAGCAGCAGGTGCAGTATTAATCAGCGCAATTGGAGCATTGATCATTGGCCTGATCATCTTTTTGCCCAAAATCATAAACCTGCTGTAA